CAGCGCATCCTGCGCATCGCTTACACAGCCAGCTCAACTACAGCGCACTGCGCGAGCAGTACGCGGTGGCCGGGCGCGAGCCGATCACACTGCATCCACGGGATGCTCAGGCGCGGGGCATTGCCGATGGCGATACGGTGCGGGTCTGGAATGCGCGTGGACAAATCCTTGCGGGTGCGGTGGTCACGGAAGGGATTAAGCCTGGCGTTATTTGCATTCACGAAGGCGCGTGGCCAGACCTGGATAATACCGTCGGGGGAATGTGCAAAAATGGCGCGGTCAACGTGTTGACCAAAGATCTCCCCAGCTCGCGGCTGGGGAATGGTTGTGCAGGAAACACCGCACTGGCGTGGGTGGAGAAGTACACCGGTCCGGCGTTGACGCTTACAGCGTTTGATCCGCCCGCCAACTCATGATCCAGGTCGGATGCTGGGTATCTTCCTGCCATGCGCTGTCTTCAATACGAAAACCCATCGCATGGTAGAAATTCACGGCAGACTGATTTTTCTGGTAGACCTCCAGACTGAGAACCGGAAAGCGCTGTTGAACGAACTGGACCAGCGCTTTACCGATCCCGCTTCTGATGGCCTCTGGCGCGACAAACAGCGCGCCCAGAAATCTCGCCTCCATGACGCTGGCGAAACCTTTCAGAATACCGTCGTCTTCCCATACCCAGGTTTGCGCAGCAGGCAAATAGACATCCCGCACAATATGCTCGCTCTCATGCCAGTAGCGCGCTTCAATGAACGGGTGGGCGTACAGGGTGCTCTTCATCCATAGCGCCAGTAGCGACGCCATATCGTTACTCTGAGACTCGCGAATCATGAGGTTCTCCCGGATGGCAAAAACAGCCGGTCACATGGTCATTGACCAGTCCGCACGCCTGCATAAAGGAGTAGCAGATGGTGGTTCCGACAAACTTGAATCCCCGTTTTTTTAACGCCTTAGAGAGCGCATCGGAAGCGGGGGTGGATGTGGGGATCTCACTCAGCTCGGCGGCACGCGTCACCTGCGGCGGGTTATCAACAAACGACCAGACAAAATCGGCAAAAGGTTCACCGTTTTGCTCCATGGCAAGGTAAGCCCGGGCATTGCCGATGATGGCCTGAATTTTTCCACGATGGCGAATGATGCCGGCATCCTGGAGCAGGCGTTCGACGTCCTCTTCCTGCATGGCCGCTACGCGGACGGGGTCAAACTGATAAAAATTAGCGCGATAGTTCTCACGCTTTTTCAACACGGTGATCCAGGACAACCCGGCCTGTTGCCCTTCCAGGCAAATCATTTCGAACAGTTTTTTGCCATTGGTTTCGGGGACGCCCCATTCCTTGTCGTGATAAGCAATGTAAAGGGGATCCTGACTGACCCAGCCGCAACGCTGCATATTCTTCCTCGCTTTTGACTACCGTAAATATTTCATTCGGCCCGCCTTGACGCGCCAGCTAAAAAGACAATATTTAATACAGGGCTAAGTTGCCCGATATCCTTCACACAATGACAATAATATCGCCGAATTCGGCTCTTCTCTGGAGTCGCGTTGATGATTATAAAAAAATGCAGTGGTCGCCGGGCGTTATGCGTGACGGCGAGCGTAGTAGTCTGTTCGTTTTACATCAACACAGCTTGTGCCTGGCAACAAGAATATATCGTTGATGCCGTTTCGGGTCATACGACAGAACGTTATACATGGGATAGCGATCACCAACCAAGTTATAACGATATTCTGGCAGAACGTATTAGCGCTGCTCAGCATTCGCCTGGGCTGGTGGTCAATCTGGCGGATGAATCGCCGATGGAGTCGACCAGCGGCATGAGCATGGGCTGGAACATTCCCGTCTCGCAGCGGGTCACAACAGGGCCAATTGCAGCCCTGCATTACGACGGTTCGACCACCACGGCGTACAACGAGTTTGGCGACAGCGTGACGACACAAACGCTGACCGATCCCTTGTGGCATGCCAGTGTCAGTACGCTAGGCTGGCGAGTTAATTCGCAGTTCGGCGATGTGCGGCCCTGGGCGCAAATTAGCTACAACCAGCAATTCGGGGAGAATATCTGGAAAGCGCAATCGGGGTTAAGCCGTATGACGGCAGCAAGTCAGGAGAGTAACTGGCTGGATGTGACCGTGGGCGCGGATATGTTGCTGAACCCTCATATGGCGGCCTATGCGGCGCTCTCGCAGGCGGAAAATAATACTAATACCAGTGACTATCTTTACACCATGGGGGTAAGCGCCAGATTTTGATCAATATAGATACGTAATTAAAACAATTTATTCACATGGCGCATTCAATATTTACACCGTTCTCAGCGATAGTGTGTACTAACTGACTCAAAAAAATCAGCACGTCGCTTATTTGTCTCGTCATTCATTCCACAATCCAGGCATTTCATTCCGTTCTGATGGCATTTCATGCCGTTTTTTCCCTGCATAAAAA
This Citrobacter enshiensis DNA region includes the following protein-coding sequences:
- the tag gene encoding DNA-3-methyladenine glycosylase I; this translates as MQRCGWVSQDPLYIAYHDKEWGVPETNGKKLFEMICLEGQQAGLSWITVLKKRENYRANFYQFDPVRVAAMQEEDVERLLQDAGIIRHRGKIQAIIGNARAYLAMEQNGEPFADFVWSFVDNPPQVTRAAELSEIPTSTPASDALSKALKKRGFKFVGTTICYSFMQACGLVNDHVTGCFCHPGEPHDSRVSE
- a CDS encoding N-acetyltransferase, encoding MIRESQSNDMASLLALWMKSTLYAHPFIEARYWHESEHIVRDVYLPAAQTWVWEDDGILKGFASVMEARFLGALFVAPEAIRSGIGKALVQFVQQRFPVLSLEVYQKNQSAVNFYHAMGFRIEDSAWQEDTQHPTWIMSWRADQTL
- a CDS encoding autotransporter outer membrane beta-barrel domain-containing protein; translation: MIIKKCSGRRALCVTASVVVCSFYINTACAWQQEYIVDAVSGHTTERYTWDSDHQPSYNDILAERISAAQHSPGLVVNLADESPMESTSGMSMGWNIPVSQRVTTGPIAALHYDGSTTTAYNEFGDSVTTQTLTDPLWHASVSTLGWRVNSQFGDVRPWAQISYNQQFGENIWKAQSGLSRMTAASQESNWLDVTVGADMLLNPHMAAYAALSQAENNTNTSDYLYTMGVSARF